A stretch of Methanosphaerula palustris E1-9c DNA encodes these proteins:
- the glyA gene encoding serine hydroxymethyltransferase, which yields MSYLATADPEIAELIECERLRQVNGLELIASENLVSKAVLEAMGSILTNKYAEGYPGKRYYGGCEFHDRIENLARDRLKQLFNAEHANVQPHSGTQANMAVYFSVMECGKDRMMSMSLTQGGHLSHGSPVSFSGKMYEVSQYGVDLKTELIDYGAVEEMAKKVKPKVIVCGASAYPREIDFKAFQEIADSVGAYCMADIAHIAGLCATGVHPSPVNVVNFTTSTTHKTLRGPRGGVIMCNEEYGAMIDKAIFPGMQGGPLMHTIAGKAVCFKEALQPSFKQYSRQVVKNAQALAETLGEAGLRLVSGGTDNHLILIDLSNRGLTGLEAEVALGKAGITVNKNTIPNENRSPFVTSGLRIGTPAVTSRGMKEDEMHQIGEYIIRVLKDIQDEATISAVKNEVTALASRYSLYPPSL from the coding sequence ATGTCGTATCTTGCCACCGCCGATCCAGAGATCGCGGAATTAATCGAGTGTGAACGGCTGCGCCAGGTGAACGGTCTTGAACTGATCGCATCGGAGAACCTCGTCAGTAAGGCCGTACTTGAAGCGATGGGTTCGATCTTGACCAACAAGTACGCTGAAGGATATCCCGGCAAGCGTTACTACGGCGGCTGCGAGTTCCATGACAGGATTGAAAACTTGGCCCGTGACCGGCTCAAACAGCTCTTCAATGCAGAGCATGCGAACGTCCAGCCTCATTCAGGTACCCAGGCGAACATGGCCGTCTACTTCTCGGTGATGGAGTGCGGCAAGGACCGGATGATGAGCATGAGCCTGACCCAGGGCGGGCATCTATCCCACGGCTCACCGGTCTCGTTCAGCGGAAAGATGTACGAGGTGAGCCAGTATGGGGTCGACCTCAAGACCGAACTGATCGATTACGGTGCTGTCGAAGAGATGGCCAAGAAGGTGAAACCAAAGGTGATCGTCTGTGGTGCGAGCGCGTACCCCCGTGAGATCGATTTCAAGGCGTTCCAGGAGATCGCTGACAGTGTCGGTGCCTACTGCATGGCGGATATCGCCCATATCGCAGGGCTCTGTGCCACAGGGGTTCACCCATCCCCGGTGAACGTCGTGAACTTCACCACCTCGACGACCCACAAGACACTCCGCGGTCCACGCGGTGGTGTGATCATGTGCAATGAGGAGTACGGTGCGATGATCGACAAGGCGATCTTCCCGGGTATGCAGGGCGGCCCCCTGATGCACACCATCGCAGGGAAAGCAGTCTGCTTCAAGGAGGCACTCCAGCCCTCGTTCAAACAGTACTCCCGCCAGGTCGTGAAGAACGCACAGGCACTGGCAGAGACACTCGGCGAGGCCGGCCTTCGGCTCGTCTCCGGTGGGACCGACAACCACCTGATCCTGATCGACCTTTCCAACCGCGGGCTGACCGGGCTGGAAGCAGAGGTTGCCCTCGGGAAAGCAGGGATCACCGTGAACAAGAACACGATTCCAAACGAGAATCGGTCCCCATTCGTCACGAGCGGGCTGCGTATCGGAACCCCAGCCGTCACCTCACGGGGTATGAAAGAGGACGAGATGCACCAGATCGGGGAGTACATCATCAGAGTCCTCAAGGATATTCAGGACGAAGCAACGATCAGCGCAGTCAAGAACGAAGTGACCGCACTCGCCAGCCGCTACTCCCTCTACCCACCATCATTATGA
- a CDS encoding segregation/condensation protein A translates to MSEDPIEILVQLAERGEIDPWKIDIVEVTDRFFSELERRKEMDLRVSGRALFYASLLLRIKSECFGIPDDDGEEEFIEDIADEEEVPDWDMDCSAAICESPIDLLEREIKRRLERKHLRKRPETLFELITALRYLEKDERRRQRSRTMGERQMITAEDVVGIAHDEGYRDAALVVLEWCTESFAEGRVLTVGDLAVEMGWNVADVFIPLLFLMLDGKVALVQVEPFGAISIHPYGDGD, encoded by the coding sequence ATGTCTGAGGACCCGATCGAGATCCTCGTCCAGCTCGCCGAGCGGGGCGAGATCGACCCCTGGAAGATCGATATCGTCGAGGTGACCGACCGGTTCTTCTCAGAGTTGGAACGGCGGAAGGAGATGGACCTGCGGGTCTCAGGAAGGGCTCTCTTCTATGCGTCCCTTCTTCTCAGGATCAAATCCGAGTGCTTTGGTATTCCGGATGATGATGGTGAAGAGGAGTTCATCGAGGATATTGCAGATGAGGAGGAGGTGCCTGACTGGGATATGGATTGTTCGGCTGCGATCTGTGAGAGTCCGATCGATCTGCTCGAACGGGAGATCAAGCGCCGGCTTGAACGGAAGCACCTCCGGAAACGGCCGGAGACGCTCTTTGAACTGATCACGGCTCTCCGCTATCTGGAGAAGGACGAACGGCGGAGGCAGCGGTCCCGGACCATGGGTGAACGACAGATGATCACGGCAGAGGACGTGGTCGGGATCGCTCATGATGAGGGTTATCGGGATGCGGCTCTGGTCGTTCTGGAGTGGTGCACCGAGTCGTTTGCTGAAGGACGGGTGCTGACGGTCGGGGACCTGGCCGTCGAGATGGGCTGGAACGTGGCTGATGTCTTTATTCCTCTTCTTTTTTTGATGCTGGATGGGAAGGTGGCCCTAGTTCAGGTTGAACCCTTCGGCGCGATCAGTATTCATCCATATGGCGATGGGGATTGA
- the smc gene encoding chromosome segregation protein SMC, translating to MFIKELEIDNFKSFGRKTTIPFFEGFTVVSGPNGSGKSNIIDAILFVLALSSSRNLRAEKLTDLINLNSNRNTAEVALTFSDGTTIRRKIKRTAAGYYSYNYMNNRLCKQSEVSAYLADHGIIPHGYNVVMQGDITRIMEMSDGERRRILDEIAGVAEFDQKRDQALAELEVVRERIEREELLLQEASLRLVELEKERQQALLYQELQQKLVHFQGCRAAAQLNEKERELGGLTSLLEEYRISQDRTVQDRSLEVNELAYLRADQKEVEAEINRKSGAEYLKLISQLEETKGNIRSTEQTIARLKREKETNLELVNRVFMDIKRAEAKVTADTEGIRALTIDRTTLAMEQAMIRARIEKVEGSLGHQQAETGEARERLFGLISSLEEKKGERSTLLHQKDMLIEKSRMRTKEQDRLSQRLTEVRNERTGKGGQQQEWTEASRVIGEEKRAIERRLSDSERGLLSRRSSLDGVRKELKAREQELMRYEAQQQVQGDAGGRALEAVLGMDGVYGTIARLGKVPPEYMTALNVAAGGRLHNVVVEDDRVAAGAIRYLKEEKAGRLTFLPLTKLKPVPLPPVDGDGIVGYARHLIAYDPLYDPAFGQVFGTTLVVDTLNRARTLMGKHRMVTLEGELVEKSGAMTGGFLKKTIKGFSASVDDDIRRLQAVIATLGEEASDLENGISRLTAESELLRNQRSEADQRMARYRIMLEEYGHRTESLAGEQKTLEETLAQMASDMEAGVAEITGVESNLDRIGDQIVTINDEITGLKKRLEGTEIPELTEQLEKQRKELEETERRLRNKESDLADLQRERAYFIKRVEELNRDREQAISRNLEIDGEAEGAGEQIARYREEIARLEEEQKSFSGELEVLQEKRSGIATQIQESEHRLIEFDTGIERVKLQITATQERVAVVSSEIAVIREQASGVETTLTLDEIEEGIATTDRAIRKLGAVNMLAVEEYARVEERVGERREKKEILSVERSSLMERIEGFEKMKFDAFMAAYTAINENFRAIFARLTSGTGRLILDNDEDPFAGGLTFAVQPRDKVVHLLNALSGGEKSLTTLAFIFSIQQYIPAPFYALDEVDMSLDGSNVERIAAMLKEISNTSQFIIVSLRKPMIEQADRILGVTVRPDKSTLVTGVKMNV from the coding sequence TTGTTCATTAAAGAGCTGGAGATCGACAACTTCAAGTCTTTCGGAAGGAAGACGACAATACCATTTTTTGAGGGTTTCACGGTTGTTTCCGGGCCAAACGGTTCTGGAAAGAGCAATATTATCGATGCGATCCTCTTCGTGCTGGCACTCTCCAGCTCCCGAAACCTCCGTGCAGAGAAGCTGACCGATCTGATCAATCTGAACTCCAACCGGAACACCGCCGAGGTTGCCCTGACCTTTTCAGATGGGACCACGATCCGGAGAAAGATCAAGCGGACTGCAGCCGGCTACTACAGTTATAACTACATGAACAACCGGCTCTGCAAACAGAGTGAGGTCAGTGCGTACCTCGCCGACCATGGGATCATACCCCACGGCTACAATGTCGTGATGCAGGGAGATATCACCAGGATCATGGAGATGAGCGACGGCGAACGGCGCAGGATCCTCGATGAGATCGCCGGCGTCGCCGAGTTCGATCAGAAGCGTGACCAGGCCCTCGCTGAGCTTGAGGTGGTCAGGGAACGGATCGAGCGGGAGGAATTGCTGTTGCAGGAGGCGAGTCTCCGGCTGGTGGAACTGGAGAAGGAGCGGCAACAGGCCCTGCTTTACCAGGAACTGCAACAGAAACTGGTTCATTTTCAGGGCTGCAGGGCAGCAGCCCAACTCAATGAGAAAGAGCGGGAGCTCGGCGGGCTGACCTCTCTCCTGGAGGAGTATAGGATCTCCCAGGACCGGACCGTTCAGGACAGAAGTCTCGAAGTGAACGAGCTTGCCTACCTCCGTGCCGATCAGAAGGAGGTCGAGGCCGAGATCAACCGGAAATCCGGGGCCGAATACCTGAAGTTGATCAGTCAACTCGAAGAGACCAAGGGGAACATCAGGAGTACCGAGCAGACGATTGCGCGGCTGAAGCGGGAGAAGGAGACAAATCTCGAGCTCGTCAACCGCGTCTTTATGGATATCAAGCGGGCCGAGGCGAAGGTCACCGCCGATACGGAGGGGATCCGGGCGTTGACGATCGATCGGACCACGCTGGCCATGGAGCAGGCGATGATTCGGGCCAGGATCGAGAAGGTCGAGGGGTCCCTGGGGCATCAGCAGGCAGAGACCGGCGAGGCGCGTGAACGGCTCTTTGGTCTGATCTCCTCCCTTGAGGAGAAGAAAGGGGAGCGATCCACGCTGCTTCATCAGAAGGATATGCTGATCGAAAAGAGCCGGATGCGTACCAAGGAGCAGGACCGGCTCTCGCAGCGGCTCACCGAGGTGCGAAACGAGCGTACTGGAAAGGGGGGTCAGCAGCAGGAGTGGACCGAGGCGAGCAGGGTCATCGGAGAGGAGAAACGAGCGATCGAGCGACGCCTCTCTGATTCTGAACGCGGACTTCTCTCTAGGAGATCCTCACTGGATGGGGTCAGAAAGGAACTGAAGGCCCGCGAGCAGGAACTGATGCGGTACGAAGCCCAGCAACAGGTGCAGGGGGATGCCGGCGGCCGGGCGCTCGAGGCTGTGCTCGGGATGGACGGCGTCTACGGGACGATCGCCAGGCTCGGGAAGGTGCCGCCCGAGTACATGACCGCCCTGAATGTTGCAGCCGGCGGCCGGCTGCATAATGTGGTGGTCGAGGACGACCGGGTGGCGGCCGGAGCGATCCGCTATCTCAAGGAGGAGAAGGCCGGACGGTTGACCTTCCTGCCGCTGACCAAGCTCAAACCGGTCCCCTTGCCGCCGGTCGACGGGGACGGGATCGTCGGGTACGCCCGGCATCTGATCGCCTATGATCCCCTGTACGACCCCGCCTTTGGGCAGGTCTTTGGGACCACGCTGGTTGTGGATACCCTCAACCGTGCCAGAACCCTGATGGGAAAGCACCGGATGGTGACCCTGGAGGGTGAACTGGTCGAGAAGAGTGGGGCGATGACCGGGGGGTTCCTGAAGAAGACGATCAAGGGCTTCTCTGCCTCGGTGGATGACGATATCCGGCGTTTGCAGGCGGTGATCGCCACGCTCGGTGAAGAGGCGTCCGATCTTGAGAACGGGATCAGCAGACTGACTGCCGAATCTGAGTTGCTCAGGAACCAGCGATCCGAGGCAGATCAGCGAATGGCCCGGTACCGGATCATGCTCGAGGAGTATGGCCACCGGACCGAGTCGCTGGCCGGGGAGCAGAAGACTCTTGAGGAGACGCTCGCCCAGATGGCCTCAGATATGGAGGCCGGCGTCGCCGAGATCACCGGGGTGGAGTCGAATCTGGACCGTATTGGGGATCAGATCGTCACAATCAACGATGAGATTACAGGTCTGAAGAAACGGCTGGAAGGGACTGAGATCCCGGAACTGACCGAGCAACTCGAGAAGCAGAGGAAGGAACTGGAGGAGACCGAGCGGCGCCTTCGGAACAAGGAGTCCGACCTGGCCGACCTGCAGCGGGAACGGGCCTACTTTATCAAGCGTGTCGAGGAACTGAACCGCGATCGCGAGCAGGCGATCAGCCGGAACCTGGAGATCGATGGGGAGGCCGAGGGGGCCGGGGAACAGATCGCCCGGTATCGTGAGGAGATCGCCCGGCTGGAGGAGGAACAGAAGTCCTTCTCCGGAGAACTCGAAGTTCTGCAGGAGAAGCGGAGTGGGATCGCCACACAGATTCAGGAATCCGAGCACCGGCTGATCGAGTTCGATACCGGAATTGAACGGGTCAAACTACAGATCACCGCAACCCAGGAACGGGTGGCAGTGGTTTCATCTGAGATCGCTGTGATCCGTGAGCAGGCCTCAGGGGTCGAGACGACGCTGACCCTCGATGAGATCGAAGAGGGGATCGCCACGACCGATCGGGCGATACGGAAACTTGGGGCGGTGAATATGCTGGCTGTTGAGGAGTATGCCCGTGTCGAAGAGCGTGTGGGTGAGCGGCGTGAGAAGAAGGAGATCCTCTCGGTGGAACGGTCCAGTCTGATGGAGCGGATCGAGGGGTTCGAGAAGATGAAGTTCGATGCCTTCATGGCTGCGTATACAGCGATCAATGAGAACTTCCGGGCGATCTTTGCACGTCTGACCAGCGGAACGGGCCGGCTGATCCTCGACAATGATGAGGACCCGTTCGCCGGCGGTCTCACCTTTGCGGTGCAGCCCCGGGACAAGGTGGTTCATCTGTTGAATGCTCTGAGTGGTGGTGAGAAGTCGCTCACCACGCTTGCATTCATCTTCTCGATCCAGCAGTACATCCCGGCGCCGTTCTATGCCCTGGACGAGGTGGATATGTCGCTCGATGGTTCGAACGTCGAACGGATTGCAGCGATGCTCAAGGAGATCTCCAACACATCGCAGTTCATCATCGTCTCCCTTCGAAAGCCGATGATCGAACAGGCCGACCGGATCCTCGGGGTGACGGTTCGTCCTGACAAGAGTACCCTTGTGACTGGGGTAAAGATGAATGTCTGA